A window of the Parabacteroides merdae ATCC 43184 genome harbors these coding sequences:
- a CDS encoding heparinase II/III family protein produces MMKTIYSIILVLFASLSVWAEKYPHILVKDEDKVAVLDKIEKQAWAKHIFNQTKERLAVYVERHQAEPDWILDRYLMNRIPGKRYTRFISDKEGTQLIGYEGDAPVPTVRVSPHKRAPITPQGRAYVVPEMEDIVPNDTSMTMNLLNPDTQKYECVDPQAYVGTINGRINALAYEASVIYWLTGEEKYAKFAADILNQWVSGVVYQEPIDGPGRTGFLDIQTLGDEKEKPLILAYDFLYPYLVKYKYPLENYDKAFEKVAWTLLFRGYTGNNWFAAESSTLVAAALSLKDAQKRNFYLDFYLNRDTVVDGCGQLSLPSASKLWFTPDGHWKEPGGYHNYPVSKLIEAALMLENNGYQIFNQYPILLNASYVMLKYSFPDLTASAFGDTGRPRQSMECLESAILMADKYQLPILPDLLNAAMILEQAGQYDRSKSGLTGLLCYLPELPKAKSGDNHLWNRSEKLDFASCYLQRNGLDPQNGLMCVVQGATYNHNHSNGMSMELYGAGTVQGIDPGNGPTYEHPMHVNYYTQWAAHNTVVAAGASTSVTPFRGGGGTKRIGQVELVSMEPLAGKKAISDEFSYTLTNYYDGSTKTHQDRLLSILRIDEKHGFYVDFYRSDNAISNDYLYHNIGDSVILYTQDGKVLKQEEVSSYPCVGEDRPGLRYFRSVRTTGLNENTVVALFSARPLNTGTSYMKMWMPASSDVSYFTALAPGAKTASSPYQNKPSLVVTMRKEKPAVKEPFVAVYEPISDKVSAGLIESVDRVKLDPQGEEGCAIKVNTKEGDTFTLVNILKDGPVILNNQKCCGDFAIFAKRKGKNSVYVGNGSFVENKEFKVESENRGSFYMEYDQTSLLVRSNCPIKIQAKNGMLKEPFYLTGGERVFKMK; encoded by the coding sequence ATGATGAAAACGATATATAGTATAATTTTAGTCTTGTTTGCCAGCTTATCGGTTTGGGCAGAGAAATATCCGCATATTCTTGTCAAAGATGAGGATAAAGTGGCTGTGTTAGATAAAATAGAGAAACAGGCTTGGGCGAAACATATTTTCAATCAGACAAAGGAACGGTTGGCTGTCTATGTGGAAAGGCATCAGGCAGAACCGGATTGGATTTTGGACCGCTATTTGATGAACAGGATTCCCGGAAAACGTTATACCCGTTTTATATCAGATAAAGAAGGTACACAATTGATTGGTTACGAAGGTGACGCTCCGGTTCCGACTGTACGGGTATCACCACATAAACGTGCTCCGATCACACCGCAAGGCCGGGCTTATGTTGTTCCTGAAATGGAGGATATTGTCCCGAATGATACGTCTATGACAATGAATTTGCTGAATCCGGACACTCAGAAATATGAATGTGTGGACCCACAGGCATATGTGGGCACTATTAACGGAAGAATCAATGCATTGGCTTATGAGGCTTCTGTCATTTATTGGCTGACAGGAGAAGAAAAATATGCTAAGTTTGCTGCCGATATTTTGAACCAGTGGGTAAGCGGAGTTGTCTATCAGGAACCGATTGACGGCCCTGGACGTACCGGCTTTTTAGATATCCAGACGTTGGGAGATGAGAAAGAGAAGCCGTTGATTTTGGCTTATGATTTCTTGTATCCTTATCTGGTAAAATATAAGTATCCTTTGGAAAATTATGACAAAGCTTTTGAAAAGGTCGCTTGGACGTTGTTGTTTAGGGGATATACAGGGAATAACTGGTTTGCCGCTGAAAGTTCGACTTTGGTCGCAGCAGCGTTATCATTAAAAGATGCACAGAAAAGGAATTTTTATTTGGATTTTTATTTGAACCGGGATACGGTTGTGGATGGTTGCGGACAACTAAGCCTACCTTCCGCATCCAAGTTGTGGTTTACACCGGATGGGCATTGGAAAGAACCAGGAGGTTATCATAATTATCCGGTATCGAAGTTAATAGAAGCTGCACTCATGCTTGAAAATAATGGGTATCAGATTTTTAATCAATATCCGATTTTGTTGAATGCTTCTTATGTTATGTTGAAATATTCGTTTCCCGACTTAACCGCTTCCGCTTTTGGCGATACGGGAAGACCGCGCCAAAGCATGGAGTGCTTGGAGAGTGCTATTCTGATGGCCGACAAATATCAGCTACCGATTCTTCCAGATTTGTTGAATGCTGCCATGATTTTGGAACAGGCAGGACAATATGACCGTTCAAAATCCGGACTGACCGGATTGTTATGTTATTTGCCTGAATTACCGAAGGCAAAGAGTGGGGACAATCATCTTTGGAATAGATCGGAGAAGTTGGATTTTGCTTCTTGTTATCTTCAGAGAAATGGATTAGATCCGCAGAACGGGCTGATGTGTGTAGTGCAGGGAGCTACTTATAATCATAATCATTCCAATGGCATGAGCATGGAATTATATGGAGCCGGAACTGTTCAAGGGATCGATCCGGGTAATGGACCTACCTATGAACATCCGATGCACGTTAATTATTATACGCAATGGGCGGCACATAACACGGTTGTAGCTGCAGGAGCCTCTACTTCGGTAACTCCGTTTAGAGGTGGAGGTGGAACGAAAAGGATAGGGCAAGTAGAGTTGGTATCAATGGAACCATTAGCGGGTAAAAAGGCCATCTCTGATGAGTTTTCTTATACATTGACAAACTATTATGATGGTTCGACAAAGACCCATCAAGATCGTTTATTATCGATTCTTCGTATTGATGAGAAACATGGTTTTTATGTGGATTTTTATCGTTCCGATAATGCGATCAGTAATGATTATTTGTATCATAATATAGGGGATAGTGTGATTCTTTATACACAAGACGGAAAGGTTTTGAAACAAGAGGAGGTCTCGTCTTATCCTTGTGTTGGGGAGGACCGTCCGGGGTTACGATATTTCCGTTCGGTACGGACAACCGGACTTAATGAAAATACGGTTGTCGCTTTATTTTCAGCAAGACCATTAAACACAGGAACAAGTTACATGAAGATGTGGATGCCGGCCTCTTCAGATGTCTCTTATTTTACGGCTTTAGCACCTGGTGCGAAAACCGCTTCGTCTCCCTATCAAAACAAACCTTCTCTTGTTGTTACGATGCGGAAAGAAAAACCTGCTGTAAAAGAACCGTTTGTCGCTGTTTACGAACCTATATCAGATAAGGTATCCGCCGGTTTAATCGAATCTGTTGACCGGGTTAAATTGGATCCTCAGGGAGAAGAAGGTTGTGCTATTAAAGTAAATACAAAAGAAGGTGATACTTTTACATTGGTTAATATTTTGAAAGATGGACCTGTCATATTGAATAATCAGAAATGTTGTGGTGATTTTGCTATTTTTGCAAAGCGGAAAGGAAAAAATAGTGTGTATGTGGGAAATGGATCCTTTGTAGAAAATAAGGAATTCAAGGTTGAGTCGGAGAATCGAGGTAGTTTTTATATGGAATATGATCAAACCTCACTTCTTGTCCGTTCTAATTGTCCGATAAAAATACAAGCGAAGAATGGGATGTTGAAAGAACCTTTCTATTTGACTGGAGGCGAGAGAGTCTTTAAGATGAAGTGA
- a CDS encoding polysaccharide lyase family 8 super-sandwich domain-containing protein has protein sequence MIGRKQEPYHTAYVQLIRYADSIQQVTHHARNDFAVPGYYVKPEEHRANSLALQQDAFAAYCSALAYRLSGKKRYGEKACYFMNAWATINKKYSEPDGPLVMSYSGSAFLMAAELMDDTSVWDADEKQLFKDWVTSVYRKATNEIRERKNNWADWGRLGSLLVASFLDDKEEIERNIKLIKGDLGDKIASDGHMPEEVRRGKNGLWYTYFSLAPMTASFWVTYNLTGENLFLWEQEGKSVKKALDYLLRYQKSPSEWKWYEGPNVGTHATWPDNLLEAMAGIYGESAYGEYVENSRPHIYPVHHFAWVFPTLMPLSLSGYNQGGQSFVAKKDADIEKLRKRFAMQLLSASVSDSRIKTLLETLQPDGSWPGIDYVDTTRTAFQHERHLSNMLALSIAYQKKGSPYKGNKQVSKAVHQALAFWLENDFICENWWWNQIGTPNTMVSLLLILDRDLSPEESERMLKIAERGNINAWGARPSGDRIKIAGLQAKAALFKRDVQEVAMLMKVIEGEIKFSTERGMQHDFSFHHRTDWVNNTLSYGSGYASAFIEWASNVADTKFRFSEQAVRLLIDYYLDGICKQMVYGRISDPGILNRDITRPGEERVWSPSDPEKLRNLTDYRQAELDNIICLRKGDSSCRPGSFAKFFWRTDHFVFQRPDFYTSVRMYSTRNANMEEPYNGEGLMNHFRGDGTNYLSVRGDEYKRLTPVYDWMKIPGATIVQLDKMPGENEIQKWGLTDYVGAVTDGTYGAVGLDFKSPHTGLAAKKVWFFFDKTYVCLGTDISSRMKNQVLTTVNQCLLNGQVTVSDADGIHPQERGSRMKKGVRWVVHDRVGYYFLNKENVILSNQRTEGSWKIANRQTTTPTDIIQQDVFTLSVDHGSYPNNEGYAYMVVPSADPLSIEKQVEEEGVVVLANCPDVQAVRHDGLNMAYAVFYKGGTLRIHDKIVVEMDAPGMLMVKYNDAGEILTLGVSDPTRFMKKLHLSVNQRIVGTAQENIQTEWDGKQALTRISVDLPQNEYAGKSVIYNK, from the coding sequence ATGATAGGACGGAAACAGGAACCGTATCATACGGCGTATGTGCAATTGATCCGTTATGCAGATTCCATTCAACAGGTCACTCACCATGCACGAAATGACTTTGCTGTTCCCGGTTACTATGTGAAACCCGAAGAGCACCGGGCCAATTCGTTGGCGTTGCAACAGGATGCTTTTGCCGCTTATTGTTCTGCACTGGCTTACCGGTTGTCGGGAAAGAAAAGGTATGGAGAAAAAGCGTGTTATTTTATGAATGCATGGGCTACCATTAATAAGAAATATTCGGAACCGGATGGACCATTGGTGATGAGCTACTCCGGGTCGGCATTTTTAATGGCAGCTGAGTTAATGGATGATACGTCGGTATGGGACGCCGATGAGAAGCAGCTTTTTAAGGATTGGGTGACGTCCGTTTATCGGAAAGCGACAAATGAAATTCGTGAACGAAAGAATAATTGGGCAGATTGGGGACGTCTGGGCTCTTTGTTAGTCGCTTCTTTTTTGGATGATAAAGAGGAAATCGAACGTAATATCAAGTTGATTAAAGGTGATTTGGGTGATAAGATCGCAAGTGACGGTCATATGCCGGAAGAAGTTAGGCGTGGAAAGAATGGTCTTTGGTATACCTATTTCTCGTTGGCTCCTATGACTGCTTCTTTTTGGGTTACTTATAATTTGACGGGTGAGAATCTGTTCTTATGGGAACAAGAGGGAAAGTCGGTTAAAAAGGCATTGGACTATCTGCTTCGCTATCAAAAATCTCCATCTGAATGGAAGTGGTATGAAGGACCGAATGTTGGGACGCATGCCACTTGGCCGGACAATTTGCTGGAGGCTATGGCGGGTATATATGGGGAGTCTGCATATGGGGAATATGTTGAAAATAGCCGCCCTCATATTTATCCGGTACACCATTTTGCATGGGTTTTCCCGACATTGATGCCACTCTCTTTAAGTGGGTATAATCAGGGAGGTCAATCGTTTGTAGCTAAAAAAGATGCCGATATAGAGAAACTTAGAAAACGTTTTGCCATGCAATTACTAAGCGCTTCGGTTTCTGACAGCCGGATCAAGACATTGCTGGAAACACTTCAGCCGGATGGAAGTTGGCCGGGGATAGACTATGTCGATACTACCCGTACGGCTTTCCAGCATGAACGGCATCTCAGCAATATGTTGGCGTTAAGCATTGCTTATCAAAAGAAAGGGTCTCCTTACAAAGGAAATAAACAGGTAAGTAAAGCCGTTCATCAGGCATTGGCTTTCTGGTTGGAAAATGATTTCATTTGTGAGAATTGGTGGTGGAACCAAATTGGTACGCCTAATACGATGGTGAGCCTGTTATTGATACTCGACCGGGATTTGTCTCCGGAAGAATCGGAACGGATGTTGAAGATAGCGGAACGTGGGAATATCAATGCTTGGGGAGCACGTCCCAGCGGTGATCGCATAAAGATCGCAGGTTTGCAAGCGAAAGCGGCTCTTTTTAAAAGAGATGTCCAAGAGGTTGCCATGCTGATGAAAGTTATAGAGGGAGAAATAAAATTCTCGACCGAAAGAGGCATGCAACATGATTTTAGCTTCCATCACCGGACGGATTGGGTGAACAACACACTTTCTTATGGTTCCGGTTATGCCAGTGCTTTTATAGAATGGGCTTCGAATGTGGCGGATACGAAATTCCGTTTTTCGGAACAAGCTGTCCGGTTATTGATTGACTATTATTTAGACGGCATTTGCAAACAGATGGTTTATGGAAGGATTTCGGATCCGGGTATCTTGAACCGGGACATCACCCGGCCGGGTGAAGAAAGGGTGTGGAGCCCTTCCGATCCTGAAAAGTTGAGAAACCTGACTGATTACAGGCAAGCGGAATTGGATAATATCATCTGTTTAAGAAAAGGGGATTCCTCCTGTCGGCCGGGCTCTTTTGCCAAATTCTTTTGGAGAACGGATCATTTTGTGTTCCAACGTCCTGACTTTTATACTTCTGTCAGAATGTATTCTACCCGCAATGCCAATATGGAAGAACCGTATAATGGGGAAGGGTTGATGAATCATTTTAGAGGCGACGGGACAAATTATCTTTCTGTCAGGGGAGATGAATATAAAAGATTGACACCTGTTTATGATTGGATGAAGATACCAGGGGCAACGATTGTGCAATTGGATAAGATGCCGGGTGAGAATGAAATTCAGAAATGGGGATTGACTGATTATGTCGGGGCGGTTACAGATGGAACATATGGGGCGGTTGGTCTCGATTTTAAAAGTCCGCACACAGGTTTAGCGGCCAAGAAAGTATGGTTCTTCTTCGATAAAACATACGTTTGTTTGGGGACGGACATATCCAGCCGGATGAAGAACCAGGTTTTGACAACTGTCAATCAATGTCTCTTGAACGGGCAGGTGACCGTAAGCGATGCCGACGGCATTCATCCGCAAGAACGGGGATCTCGTATGAAAAAAGGGGTACGATGGGTGGTGCATGACAGAGTGGGGTATTATTTCCTCAATAAAGAGAATGTCATATTATCCAATCAGCGTACGGAAGGAAGCTGGAAGATTGCTAACCGGCAGACTACTACACCTACAGACATTATTCAGCAAGATGTGTTCACCCTTTCTGTCGATCACGGTAGCTATCCGAATAATGAAGGTTATGCCTATATGGTCGTTCCTTCCGCCGATCCGTTGTCTATCGAGAAACAGGTAGAAGAGGAAGGAGTGGTTGTTTTGGCGAATTGTCCTGATGTGCAGGCTGTCCGGCATGACGGATTAAATATGGCTTATGCGGTCTTTTATAAAGGTGGAACGCTTCGGATCCATGACAAGATCGTGGTGGAGATGGATGCTCCCGGAATGTTGATGGTGAAATATAACGATGCCGGTGAAATACTTACATTGGGCGTTTCTGATCCGACCCGTTTCATGAAGAAACTCCATCTGTCTGTTAATCAGAGAATCGTTGGGACGGCACAAGAAAATATACAAACCGAATGGGACGGAAAACAGGCTTTAACCCGGATTTCCGTAGATCTGCCTCAAAATGAATATGCAGGAAAGAGTGTGATATATAATAAGTAA
- a CDS encoding right-handed parallel beta-helix repeat-containing protein produces the protein MRHNIRFLLIVTMLLLVTGIGTAQKFVHPGIDMNSADLEYMRNQVLAGKQPWKDAYDLLKEKTPLDFQVKPFAHVISGPYSQPDIGGKDLSQSARMAYSCAVLWYISREECYAEIVIDIIEKWANTLRSFDENNAKLLVALTGYEFCNAAEILRYNYPGWKKIDTENMTRLMMSAFYPTIRYYFPVANGNWDGAIMHTLLAIAVFTDNRELFDNAVYHYLHANANGSLIKYIYPTGQCQETRRDQGHVQMGLYEFSGAARIAYTQGVDLFSAADNRLALGLEYSARFICGDSVYAYGVPSQRERFKYRAGFEHCIDHFTAKGVNMPYLKELCSRTNMNNPANALWKLTAFREEFRQKPSELVDIQESNIAYHAGATLEQAQPVGHSVIEVNNREDLQAVLNTNAGSGKTLFLRAGEYRLKQSLTIPSDIHICGEGRSTVLICEPTIRTAAILLGDLDAKNITIENLVVDGSKEHQEAYDPNSGRFYRTGRYSNALAGISMRGEAGHAFSNIKLKNLTVINFSRSGVYISDAEGIEIDHCDFTENGAHVVPGPRLQHNLMIQHSSNIMIKDSRFDTSIRGCGLVLDHCKSLKVENCEIARNGWHGLLMAECHNGKIENCLVEGNDGCGFMGEYLHDGSNLIQIRHNKIQYNNEYGIRAFGMKETDIKDNLYRWNGKEKRQEWLSSEKKLQLEQL, from the coding sequence ATGAGACATAATATACGATTTTTATTGATAGTGACTATGCTTTTGCTGGTGACCGGTATCGGAACTGCCCAAAAGTTTGTACATCCCGGAATAGATATGAATTCAGCAGACTTGGAGTATATGCGTAACCAAGTTTTGGCGGGAAAACAACCTTGGAAGGATGCTTATGATTTGTTGAAGGAAAAAACGCCATTGGATTTTCAAGTAAAACCATTTGCCCATGTGATCAGTGGACCCTATTCCCAACCTGATATAGGAGGAAAGGATTTGTCTCAGTCGGCACGTATGGCGTATAGCTGTGCCGTCTTATGGTATATTTCAAGAGAAGAGTGTTATGCTGAAATAGTGATAGATATTATTGAGAAGTGGGCCAATACTTTACGCAGTTTCGATGAGAATAACGCCAAATTGCTTGTGGCATTGACTGGTTATGAGTTTTGTAATGCTGCCGAGATTTTGCGCTATAATTATCCTGGGTGGAAAAAGATAGATACGGAAAATATGACACGATTGATGATGTCGGCTTTCTATCCAACTATTCGTTATTATTTTCCTGTTGCAAACGGTAATTGGGATGGAGCTATTATGCATACCTTGCTGGCCATTGCTGTTTTTACTGATAATAGGGAATTATTCGATAATGCAGTCTATCATTATCTGCATGCTAATGCGAATGGCAGTCTGATTAAGTATATTTATCCTACCGGCCAGTGCCAGGAGACCCGTCGGGATCAGGGACATGTCCAAATGGGACTTTATGAATTTTCAGGAGCGGCACGTATCGCTTATACACAGGGGGTGGATCTGTTCAGTGCTGCGGATAACAGGTTGGCTTTAGGTTTGGAGTATTCTGCACGTTTTATATGCGGTGATTCTGTTTATGCTTATGGCGTTCCTTCGCAACGGGAACGGTTTAAATATCGTGCAGGATTTGAACATTGCATCGATCATTTTACGGCAAAGGGAGTCAACATGCCTTACCTGAAAGAATTATGTAGTCGTACTAACATGAACAATCCGGCAAATGCCCTATGGAAGCTGACTGCATTTCGTGAAGAGTTTCGGCAGAAACCTTCTGAACTTGTTGATATTCAGGAAAGTAATATCGCTTATCATGCAGGTGCGACATTGGAACAGGCTCAGCCGGTGGGGCATTCTGTGATCGAAGTAAATAACCGGGAAGATCTTCAAGCAGTATTGAATACGAATGCCGGTTCTGGCAAAACGCTTTTTTTACGTGCCGGTGAATATCGATTGAAACAATCCTTGACCATTCCTTCTGATATACATATCTGTGGAGAAGGGCGGAGCACAGTCTTGATTTGTGAACCGACGATCCGGACGGCAGCTATCTTATTGGGTGATTTGGATGCAAAAAATATTACGATAGAGAATCTTGTAGTGGATGGTTCCAAAGAACATCAGGAAGCTTATGATCCGAATTCCGGACGTTTCTACAGAACCGGGCGTTATAGTAATGCCTTGGCGGGAATTTCTATGAGAGGAGAAGCAGGACATGCTTTCAGCAATATTAAATTGAAAAATCTGACTGTGATCAACTTTTCCAGATCAGGAGTTTATATATCGGATGCGGAAGGAATCGAGATCGACCATTGCGATTTTACGGAAAATGGTGCACATGTCGTTCCCGGTCCAAGGCTACAACATAACCTGATGATCCAACACTCCTCCAATATTATGATAAAGGATTCACGATTCGATACTTCCATACGTGGTTGTGGATTGGTTCTTGATCATTGTAAGTCATTAAAGGTCGAAAATTGCGAAATTGCCAGAAATGGTTGGCATGGCCTGTTGATGGCCGAATGTCATAACGGCAAAATCGAAAATTGTCTGGTTGAAGGGAATGATGGATGTGGTTTTATGGGTGAATATCTGCATGATGGCTCTAACTTGATTCAAATTAGGCATAATAAGATTCAGTATAATAATGAGTATGGCATTCGGGCATTTGGCATGAAAGAAACAGATATAAAAGATAATCTTTATAGATGGAACGGTAAAGAAAAGCGGCAGGAATGGCTTTCTTCTGAGAAAAAACTGCAATTGGAACAATTATAA
- a CDS encoding DUF4466 family protein — translation MKLKYYYFVLLSFALTLVACDDDPVLLKDPVSALSNDCIKRSLPVAPNIVGNEIEFAYAMAIPNELGKLSSAQVVSSIAGATGTYFDPNSYYTNSSGQDIPVKVCSDSQTNGTTTVIDFTVDTCAATLRYYYIIPEEARGKDVQFSFSVKASNGQVAEYKLGPYKISKMDMAKNLSVTNDKCYLSFLNEGEAVHIYSKADLQANPSLAAKIDIMYAYSEKSDLSHAFYTSSSPKEYMGGTELPSGFVNNTKMIKVYGLQDRQLSDLQYSKFIDDLDFETIDMSKCTNYILGLKEEAGAWVETADGKYRAYVYINKASASEVTVSVKRYKM, via the coding sequence ATGAAACTGAAATATTATTATTTTGTATTGTTGTCATTTGCTTTAACTTTGGTTGCATGTGATGATGATCCTGTGTTATTGAAGGATCCGGTCTCTGCATTAAGCAATGATTGTATCAAACGCAGTCTGCCTGTTGCACCGAATATTGTAGGTAATGAAATAGAATTTGCCTATGCGATGGCTATTCCTAATGAACTTGGGAAACTGTCGTCCGCTCAGGTTGTGAGCAGCATTGCTGGTGCTACCGGTACTTACTTTGATCCAAATTCGTATTATACCAATTCGTCCGGTCAGGATATTCCGGTAAAAGTTTGTTCTGATTCACAGACGAACGGGACAACAACTGTTATAGACTTCACTGTTGATACCTGTGCGGCAACTCTTCGTTATTATTATATTATTCCGGAAGAAGCTCGTGGCAAAGATGTACAGTTTTCATTTTCGGTTAAAGCCAGTAACGGTCAAGTTGCGGAATACAAATTAGGTCCGTATAAGATTTCAAAAATGGATATGGCCAAAAATTTGTCAGTGACTAATGATAAATGTTATCTTTCATTCTTGAATGAGGGAGAGGCCGTGCATATTTATTCAAAAGCAGATTTGCAGGCTAACCCTTCGTTGGCTGCGAAAATTGATATCATGTATGCGTATAGTGAAAAATCGGATTTGTCACATGCCTTCTATACTTCTTCTTCTCCAAAAGAATATATGGGTGGAACAGAACTCCCTTCCGGTTTTGTCAATAATACCAAGATGATCAAAGTTTATGGCTTACAAGATCGACAACTGTCTGACTTGCAATACAGCAAATTTATTGATGATTTGGATTTTGAGACAATCGATATGTCTAAATGTACGAACTATATCTTGGGATTAAAAGAAGAGGCCGGTGCGTGGGTTGAGACGGCTGACGGTAAATATAGAGCATATGTTTATATTAACAAGGCTTCTGCGAGTGAGGTGACTGTTAGTGTCAAAAGGTATAAAATGTAA
- a CDS encoding heparinase II/III domain-containing protein: MKARILVWLVALFCCHNASFAQKEFVNASARLSGHPRILLQKGEEKALKKVIMKDAVWKDIHLSLVDEAGEIVKLPLNERIKTGRRLLSVSRENLRRIFILSYAYRMTGKNEFLKRAESEMLKAASFSDWNPSHFLDVGEMTMALAIGYDWLYPQLSVQTKEAIEKAIVEKGLKPSFDERYNWFVNAVHNWSQVCHAGVTYGALAIWEKEPELSRTVINRAIDKISIPMGHYAPDGAYPEGIGYWDYGTSFNAMFLSAIEKAFGTDYGLSELPGFLKTGEYILHAVTPNLKNFAYSDNGGTAFLAPTMFWFYDKTKDASILYNQVQLYKKDGQKRIKKNRLAPAMLIWGASASLANPQIPARLSWKAQGDNPVCFMRSSWNDSSAVYVGMKMGSPSVNHGHMDVGSFLLEADGVLWGMDMGGEEYNRLETRGVELWNSRQNSQRWDVYRYNNFAHNTLSFNHKYQDVKGKAQIDGYSDQENNMYVISDLTPVYKDQVKSAKRAVSLVNKEYVVVEDVIEATKRFTMMTWTMVTPASAKIVADNVMLLEKDGKKLYIKVEGPKKVRWHISPAQSEFSYDSPNPGILIIGFDTDLELSAKQSIRVFLLPGENKNVTYKSVL; the protein is encoded by the coding sequence ATGAAAGCACGTATTTTGGTATGGTTAGTGGCCTTATTTTGTTGCCACAATGCATCATTTGCACAAAAAGAGTTTGTGAATGCTTCTGCCCGCTTGTCCGGTCATCCCCGGATTCTATTACAGAAGGGGGAAGAAAAAGCGTTGAAAAAAGTGATAATGAAGGATGCTGTTTGGAAAGATATTCATCTGTCATTAGTGGACGAAGCGGGAGAAATCGTAAAACTGCCCTTGAATGAACGGATAAAGACCGGCAGACGCTTATTGAGTGTATCGAGAGAAAATCTACGCCGCATTTTCATTCTGAGTTATGCCTATAGAATGACTGGGAAGAATGAGTTTTTGAAACGGGCGGAGAGCGAGATGTTGAAAGCGGCCTCTTTTTCTGACTGGAATCCTTCCCATTTCCTGGATGTGGGGGAAATGACGATGGCTTTGGCGATCGGATATGATTGGCTTTATCCTCAATTGTCGGTACAGACAAAGGAGGCAATAGAAAAAGCGATTGTCGAAAAAGGTCTGAAACCTTCCTTCGATGAACGATACAATTGGTTTGTCAATGCTGTCCACAATTGGAGCCAGGTTTGTCATGCAGGCGTTACTTATGGTGCTTTGGCTATATGGGAGAAAGAACCGGAGTTGTCACGAACTGTCATAAACCGGGCTATCGATAAAATCTCGATTCCTATGGGACATTATGCTCCTGACGGAGCTTATCCGGAAGGTATTGGTTATTGGGATTATGGAACATCATTCAATGCCATGTTTCTTAGTGCTATAGAAAAGGCCTTTGGAACGGATTATGGATTAAGTGAGTTGCCCGGTTTCTTAAAGACAGGCGAGTACATCTTACATGCCGTTACTCCGAATCTGAAAAACTTTGCTTATTCAGACAATGGAGGGACTGCATTTTTAGCACCGACTATGTTTTGGTTTTATGATAAGACAAAAGATGCCTCTATCTTATATAACCAGGTGCAACTATATAAAAAAGACGGACAAAAACGGATCAAAAAGAATCGTTTGGCTCCGGCCATGTTGATTTGGGGCGCTTCTGCCTCATTGGCGAATCCACAGATACCTGCTCGACTGTCATGGAAGGCACAAGGGGATAATCCGGTTTGTTTCATGCGTTCTTCCTGGAATGATTCGTCTGCCGTTTATGTCGGTATGAAAATGGGGTCGCCTTCTGTCAATCACGGACATATGGATGTCGGTAGTTTTTTATTGGAAGCGGATGGTGTCCTTTGGGGAATGGATATGGGAGGAGAAGAGTACAACAGATTGGAAACGAGAGGGGTTGAACTGTGGAATTCGCGCCAGAATTCTCAACGTTGGGATGTTTACCGTTATAATAATTTTGCCCATAACACATTATCATTTAATCATAAATACCAGGATGTAAAGGGCAAAGCTCAGATTGACGGTTATTCGGATCAGGAAAATAATATGTATGTTATTTCGGATTTGACCCCGGTGTATAAAGATCAGGTAAAAAGTGCAAAACGGGCTGTTTCCTTAGTCAATAAAGAATATGTGGTAGTGGAAGATGTGATTGAGGCAACCAAGCGGTTTACGATGATGACGTGGACGATGGTAACTCCGGCTTCGGCTAAGATTGTAGCTGATAATGTCATGTTATTGGAAAAAGATGGCAAGAAGTTGTATATAAAGGTCGAAGGTCCTAAAAAAGTTCGTTGGCATATTTCACCTGCCCAATCTGAATTTAGCTATGATTCGCCGAATCCGGGTATTTTAATTATCGGATTTGATACGGATTTGGAATTATCTGCCAAACAAAGTATTAGAGTATTCCTTTTACCGGGAGAAAATAAAAATGTTACATATAAATCGGTATTATGA